GCACTAGCACTACCACCATTAACTAAGATAACTAGAGGTTCATCAATACTCTTAATCCCTCTAAATAATGGTACTGCTTCTTTTGCTTTACCTCTTTCTTTCACGTAAACAACTGCTCCTTTATCAATAAAATTACTTGCTACTTTAGAAGCTTCACCTAACAGTCCTCCTGGATTATTTCTTAAATCAAGAATAAATGCTTTAGCTCCTTCTTTATGTAGCTTATCAATCTCATCAGCAACCTTTTCTCCTACATGATCAATAAATTGAGTTAAACGAATATAACCAATATTTCCTTCTTTCATCTCTGAAGAAACATAAGACAGCTCAATATCTTCTCTTATAATCTCTACATCAAATTTATTAAACTTATCTCCATTTTCTTTTTCTTTATTAGCTTGATCCTCTTCCTGATCTATTAACCTTTTTATTGTTAGAGTTACTTTAGTACCGGCTTCACCTTTCATCATTCCTACAGCTTTCTGCATTCCCATACCTTTAGTATCTACTCCATCAATTGCTACAATCATATCTCCACCAAGCAATCCTGCTCTCTCACCAGGTGTATCCTCCATAGGTGATACAATTGTAAGTTGCTCATCTTTCATAGTAATAACAATTCCAATCCCACCATATTTACCTTCAAATTCTTCCTGCATATTTTCAAAGTCCTGAGGTGGTAAATATCCTGTATATGGATCATCTAAGGTCTCTAACATACCATCTATAGCACCTGTTAATAACTCATCAGCATCTGTTTCTTCAACATAGCTTCTTTTAACTAAATCTAAAATAACAAAAAGTTTCTTGAACATATTTAATTCATTTACTTGGTTTGCTTGCACTTTATGAATAAAAAATCCTGTTGCACCTGCAGTTACTAACATTAATAATATTAGCACTGTACTTATTACTCTTTTTTTATTAAACATCTATTTTCCTACCTTCCCACTTAGTTTATTACATTTAATTCTACCATTTTTTTTATATTTCCGCAAACAATCCACCTATGATCAGACTATATATTATAGTTAATTGTGGATAATTTTAATCTTCTATAAAAAAAATACTACCACTATATTTTTATTCCATTTTAAATTATATGATTTAATACACTATTAGTATAAAGCAACATTGAAAAGTTAAATGATCTTTACTATCTAAATTAAATACTGTAATATTTTCTTATTTCTATCAATAATTCTAATAATTATTTAGGATTAAAATTAAAAACCAGAATAAAAATTCAATTATTCCAAAAAATAAACTAACAAAGGAGGCGATATCTTGACACAAATTACACTAACTCAAAAAGAAAGAACTCTTCTAGAAGACCAAAAGAGCCATGAAGAGATCTGTATTCAAAAGTATAAACATTATGCAAATCAAGCTCAAGATCCAGAATTAAAGGCACTATTTAATTATTATGCAGATCAAGAGCAACAACACTTTGATACTGTTAGCCAGATGCTCAATGGTACTATCCCTCAGATAAATCAGGGAAAGCAACAGCAAAATAATCAACCTCAGATAAGCCAAGGAAAGACTGGAAATGACGCTGACTACAAATTATGTACTGACCAGCTAATGACTGAAAAATACGTATCTTCTACTTATAATACTAGCATCTTTGAATTTACTAATTCTAAAGCCCGACAAGTTCTAAACCATATCCAAAAAGAAGAGCAAGAGCATGGAGAAGGTATCTTCAACTATATGCAAAGTCGTGGTATGTATAATCCAAAATAAACTCTAGCTACTAACTATTAGCTGTTTTACATTAGGCAAAAAATATCTTTACTATATAAAAACACCCTATAATAAATACTCTTTTTAGAATTATTTTATAGGGTGCTTTTTTTAAGATAACTATGTCTAGTTTTTACTTATTAATTTAAAATCTTCTTGACTAATAGCAAATAGCTAAGAACCAACAACTAAAACAGCAATAAACTCAATGCCATTACTGCCATTCCAGCT
Above is a window of Orenia marismortui DSM 5156 DNA encoding:
- a CDS encoding S41 family peptidase, yielding MFNKKRVISTVLILLMLVTAGATGFFIHKVQANQVNELNMFKKLFVILDLVKRSYVEETDADELLTGAIDGMLETLDDPYTGYLPPQDFENMQEEFEGKYGGIGIVITMKDEQLTIVSPMEDTPGERAGLLGGDMIVAIDGVDTKGMGMQKAVGMMKGEAGTKVTLTIKRLIDQEEDQANKEKENGDKFNKFDVEIIREDIELSYVSSEMKEGNIGYIRLTQFIDHVGEKVADEIDKLHKEGAKAFILDLRNNPGGLLGEASKVASNFIDKGAVVYVKERGKAKEAVPLFRGIKSIDEPLVILVNGGSASASEIVTGAIQDNHRGVIVGDKTFGKGVVQSVVPLADGSAVKLTTAKYYTPAGRFIHHQGIEPDVKIKYNPDTEIDDQLEKAIEILEEKLN
- a CDS encoding spore coat protein; the protein is MTQITLTQKERTLLEDQKSHEEICIQKYKHYANQAQDPELKALFNYYADQEQQHFDTVSQMLNGTIPQINQGKQQQNNQPQISQGKTGNDADYKLCTDQLMTEKYVSSTYNTSIFEFTNSKARQVLNHIQKEEQEHGEGIFNYMQSRGMYNPK